The Flavobacteriales bacterium genome includes a region encoding these proteins:
- the xerD gene encoding site-specific tyrosine recombinase XerD, which translates to MIWQIEIRGFENHLKLERGLSPNTLTAYRMDVQKLADFIEEEAGGVSPQKVVLEHLKQFISSLQPQGISSRSQSRIISGIKAFFKYLLLEKLISEDPSELLEAPKIGMKLPVTLSIEEVDLIMATIDLSRPQATRDRAMLEVLYGCGLRVSELCELLVSNLHLKEGFVKVIGKGDKERLAPIGGQAVKHLKLYLENDRVHRDLKRGFEDHVFLNHHGRKISRVSVFNIIKKLCEQAGIRKNVSPHTFRHSFATHLVQGGADLRAVQEMLGHESITTTEIYSHLDREYLRSAIIDFHPLERGGDD; encoded by the coding sequence ATGATCTGGCAGATAGAGATACGCGGATTCGAGAACCACCTCAAGCTGGAGCGTGGACTCTCGCCCAATACCCTGACCGCATACCGCATGGACGTGCAGAAACTGGCCGACTTCATCGAAGAAGAGGCGGGCGGTGTCTCTCCTCAGAAGGTCGTTCTCGAGCATCTCAAGCAATTCATCTCCTCCCTGCAGCCCCAAGGCATCAGCAGTCGGAGCCAATCCCGTATCATCTCGGGTATCAAGGCCTTCTTCAAATACCTCCTACTCGAAAAACTCATCAGCGAAGACCCTTCCGAATTGCTGGAAGCCCCCAAGATCGGGATGAAACTGCCGGTGACCTTGAGCATAGAGGAGGTGGACCTTATCATGGCCACCATCGATCTCTCCCGCCCTCAGGCTACCCGAGACCGGGCCATGCTCGAGGTGCTTTATGGATGTGGACTGCGGGTCTCCGAGCTCTGTGAGCTCCTCGTCAGCAATCTCCATCTCAAAGAGGGCTTTGTCAAGGTCATCGGTAAGGGAGACAAGGAGCGACTCGCCCCCATCGGTGGACAGGCCGTCAAGCATCTGAAGCTCTATCTGGAGAATGACCGCGTGCACCGTGATCTGAAGAGGGGATTCGAAGACCATGTATTCCTCAACCATCACGGCCGGAAGATCAGTCGGGTCTCGGTCTTCAATATCATCAAGAAACTCTGCGAGCAAGCCGGTATCCGAAAGAATGTGAGCCCCCACACCTTCCGTCACAGCTTTGCCACCCATCTCGTACAAGGAGGTGCCGACCTCCGGGCCGTACAGGAAATGCTCGGTCACGAATCCATCACTACTACCGAGATCTATTCCCATCTGGACCGAGAATACCTGCGCTCCGCGATCATCGATTTTCATCCTTTGGAAAGAGGGGGAGATGATTAG
- the aroQ gene encoding type II 3-dehydroquinate dehydratase, with the protein MRIAIINGPNLNLLGKREPDIYGEEGFRSFLERLHAQFPQVEFSYFQSNVEGELIDELHRVGFTVDGIVLNAGGYTHTSVAIGDAVAAIESPVIEVHISNVHAREEYRHQSLMAKHCHGVITGFGLTSYTLAVQALTTEEAS; encoded by the coding sequence ATGCGTATCGCGATTATCAACGGACCCAATTTGAATCTATTGGGAAAGCGTGAGCCGGATATTTACGGAGAAGAGGGCTTCCGGTCCTTTCTGGAGAGACTGCACGCGCAGTTCCCTCAAGTGGAGTTCAGCTATTTCCAGAGCAATGTAGAAGGGGAGCTCATCGATGAACTGCATCGGGTGGGCTTCACGGTGGATGGGATTGTATTGAACGCGGGTGGTTATACGCACACCTCGGTGGCCATCGGGGATGCAGTGGCTGCGATCGAGAGCCCGGTGATCGAAGTTCACATCTCCAATGTGCATGCCCGCGAAGAGTATCGCCATCAGTCCCTCATGGCCAAGCACTGTCACGGAGTGATCACGGGATTCGGACTGACATCCTATACACTGGCGGTACAGGCTCTGACTACAGAAGAAGCATCGTGA
- the yidD gene encoding membrane protein insertion efficiency factor YidD, translating into MVKNLLSDLLILPIRFYQWAISPLLPSSCRYTPTCSHYAVEALRKHGPVRGSWLALKRISRCTPWGGSGHDPVP; encoded by the coding sequence ATCGTGAAGAACTTGCTATCCGATCTGCTCATTCTGCCTATCCGCTTCTACCAATGGGCTATTTCTCCTCTTTTGCCTTCCAGCTGTCGCTACACACCTACCTGTAGTCACTATGCAGTGGAGGCCCTACGAAAGCATGGACCTGTGCGGGGATCCTGGTTGGCGCTGAAACGCATATCACGCTGTACGCCCTGGGGAGGATCGGGTCACGACCCCGTACCCTGA
- the tpx gene encoding thiol peroxidase yields MAAITLGGNPCNTIGDIPSQGQQAPDFQLVRDDMTDFSSSDLTGKRVVLNIFPSVDTGVCAASARKFNELASQMDNTQVLCVSRDLPFAQKRFCGAEGLDNVIMLSDFRTGDFGKDYGLTITDGAFNGLHSRVVIVVDEDGKVLHSEQVPEIGQEPDYDAAMAVL; encoded by the coding sequence ATGGCAGCAATAACATTGGGTGGAAACCCTTGCAATACGATCGGAGATATTCCTTCTCAAGGACAACAAGCTCCTGACTTCCAACTGGTACGCGATGACATGACCGACTTCTCCTCTTCCGACCTGACTGGAAAACGGGTTGTGCTCAATATCTTCCCCAGTGTCGATACCGGGGTGTGTGCAGCCTCTGCCCGTAAATTCAATGAACTGGCCTCTCAGATGGACAATACCCAAGTGCTCTGTGTCTCACGCGACCTGCCTTTCGCTCAGAAGCGATTCTGCGGGGCCGAGGGTTTGGATAACGTCATTATGCTCAGCGACTTCCGTACAGGGGATTTCGGCAAGGACTATGGCCTGACGATCACCGATGGCGCCTTCAATGGACTCCACAGCCGAGTGGTCATCGTGGTGGATGAAGATGGCAAGGTCCTACACAGCGAGCAGGTGCCCGAAATCGGTCAGGAACCCGACTACGATGCGGCCATGGCCGTACTTTAA